A stretch of the Kushneria konosiri genome encodes the following:
- a CDS encoding ATP-binding cassette domain-containing protein, with product MLETATVGSNAANVLAGFDHARLGHDDHVVFPDLTLRISQGDRIALLGRSGVGKSTLLDALRVRLGDQAAWCPQANALVPTLSAYHNIYMGRLAHYSRWQNLINLLRPRPTCWQEIGELAGTLGLDGLLRRQVDQLSGGQQQRVAIARALYQRRPVFIGDEPVASVDPRQGVRLLEMINACHQTCVVALHQRELALAHFDRIIGLDDGHIIIDAPASELSSHDLDVLYATN from the coding sequence ATGCTGGAAACTGCTACTGTCGGGTCGAACGCCGCGAACGTACTTGCCGGGTTTGACCACGCCCGTCTCGGTCACGACGATCATGTTGTTTTCCCTGACCTGACGCTGCGCATCTCGCAGGGCGATCGTATCGCCCTGCTGGGTCGCAGCGGTGTGGGCAAGTCGACCCTGCTCGACGCGCTGCGCGTTCGGCTCGGCGACCAGGCCGCCTGGTGTCCACAGGCCAATGCTCTGGTGCCGACGCTTTCGGCCTATCACAACATTTACATGGGCCGCCTGGCCCATTACTCACGCTGGCAAAACCTGATCAATCTTTTGCGCCCCAGGCCAACCTGCTGGCAGGAGATCGGCGAGCTTGCTGGCACCCTGGGGCTGGACGGACTGCTCCGGCGCCAGGTCGATCAGCTCTCCGGCGGTCAGCAGCAGCGTGTCGCCATTGCGCGAGCGCTGTATCAAAGGCGTCCGGTCTTTATCGGAGATGAACCGGTGGCCAGCGTCGACCCCCGTCAGGGTGTTCGACTGCTGGAGATGATCAACGCCTGCCATCAGACCTGCGTGGTCGCCCTGCACCAGCGCGAACTGGCACTGGCTCATTTTGATCGCATCATCGGTCTGGATGACGGGCACATCATCATTGATGCCCCGGCCAGCGAGCTTTCGTCACACGATCTTGACGTGCTCTATGCCACGAACTGA
- a CDS encoding D-hexose-6-phosphate mutarotase, with translation MIPDALSELLSATQGQRDATWQGRSLLVINDDWGELILSRHGGHLLHYAPAGERGWLWTTSTPKAPPEALRGGVPLCWPWFGEPEDGNGPMHGLARTAQWRIDAVDEDVEGGVEIHLSPETQLHDTLAPRLVIHANAQRLAMELVTEHIGETPIRLTQALHAYFSVPDTHQCRIEGLGGARYLDKLADYAEAEQNGVLGIRGALDRIHHSSRPLVLDDGHRRLRIAKQGSDSTVVWHPGDKLPSDVPERERLNFICIEPACTRLDPVWLAPGAQHVLSMHISPESPAQE, from the coding sequence ATGATCCCGGATGCACTGAGCGAGCTTTTATCGGCCACGCAGGGGCAGCGTGATGCGACCTGGCAGGGCCGCTCGCTACTGGTCATCAACGATGACTGGGGAGAGCTCATCCTGTCCCGTCATGGTGGCCACCTGCTGCACTATGCACCGGCCGGGGAGCGGGGCTGGCTCTGGACGACATCAACGCCCAAGGCACCGCCGGAAGCCCTGCGCGGCGGTGTACCGTTGTGCTGGCCCTGGTTTGGTGAGCCCGAGGACGGCAATGGTCCGATGCATGGCCTTGCCCGTACCGCCCAATGGCGCATTGATGCCGTGGACGAGGACGTGGAAGGCGGTGTTGAAATCCACCTTTCTCCCGAAACGCAGCTGCATGACACGCTGGCGCCTCGACTGGTCATTCATGCCAACGCCCAGCGGCTGGCCATGGAGCTTGTTACCGAGCACATCGGTGAGACACCGATACGTTTGACCCAGGCCCTGCACGCCTATTTTTCGGTACCGGACACCCATCAGTGTCGCATCGAGGGATTGGGCGGCGCCCGCTATCTGGACAAGCTGGCCGACTACGCCGAAGCTGAACAAAATGGCGTACTGGGCATTCGCGGTGCGCTGGACCGCATCCATCACTCCAGCCGACCGCTGGTGCTTGATGACGGTCATAGACGACTGAGAATTGCCAAGCAGGGTAGCGACTCTACCGTGGTCTGGCATCCGGGTGACAAGCTTCCAAGCGATGTTCCGGAACGCGAACGCCTGAACTTCATCTGCATCGAACCGGCCTGCACCCGGCTGGACCCGGTCTGGCTTGCCCCCGGGGCACAGCACGTCCTGTCGATGCACATAAGTCCTGAATCCCCCGCTCAGGAATAA
- a CDS encoding sugar porter family MFS transporter, whose product MVGHSGSSSSAAQNQQAKPDAVRNADIVPMVWLSCGLAALAGLLFGMDIGVISGALPFIVNEFHVSTLMEGWIVSSMMVGAALGAMGAGAISQRFGRKKALLYSSLLFFVGALVAVVSTSPNTLVIARILLGLAVGVASFTAPLYLSEVAPERIRGTTISFYQLMVTIGILAAFMSNLAFSYIESWRWMFGVLMIPAAMLFIGVLMVPNSPRWLASRDRFDEARAVLNKLRSSKTEIDYEMGEIEESINAEQKSRGFQMFKENPNFRRSVMLGVCLQLVQQFTGMNAIMYFAPQIFQMSGFEGTAAQLWSTVATGLVNVLATFIAIGFVDRLGRKPILYAGFAVMAASMAVLASILVIGPTTTFLQYTGMASLLIFVAGFAMSAGPLIWTLCAEIQPLNGRDFGLSCSTVANWVGNFAIGQFFPVMIAAIGGAMTFGILSVLNVVFIIFTLLLIPETKGISLEKIEKNLMSGKPLKDIGS is encoded by the coding sequence ATGGTAGGTCACTCGGGCAGCAGCTCAAGCGCTGCACAAAATCAACAGGCAAAACCGGACGCTGTCAGAAATGCCGACATTGTCCCCATGGTATGGCTGAGCTGCGGTCTGGCCGCGCTGGCCGGCCTGCTGTTCGGCATGGACATCGGTGTTATTTCGGGTGCACTGCCCTTTATCGTCAACGAGTTTCATGTCTCCACCCTGATGGAAGGCTGGATCGTCAGCTCCATGATGGTCGGTGCCGCTCTGGGTGCCATGGGGGCAGGTGCCATCTCGCAGCGCTTTGGACGCAAGAAGGCACTTCTCTACAGCTCGCTGCTCTTTTTTGTCGGGGCGCTTGTCGCTGTCGTCTCCACCAGTCCAAACACTCTGGTCATTGCCCGGATTCTGCTGGGACTGGCCGTGGGTGTGGCTTCCTTTACCGCGCCGCTTTATCTCTCGGAAGTCGCCCCGGAAAGAATTCGCGGTACGACCATTTCCTTTTATCAGCTGATGGTGACCATCGGTATTCTGGCTGCCTTCATGTCCAATCTGGCCTTTAGCTACATTGAAAGCTGGCGCTGGATGTTTGGCGTGCTGATGATTCCGGCCGCGATGCTGTTCATCGGTGTGCTCATGGTTCCCAATAGCCCGCGCTGGCTGGCCTCACGCGACCGCTTTGATGAAGCGCGCGCGGTACTTAACAAGCTGCGCAGCAGCAAGACCGAAATCGACTATGAGATGGGCGAAATCGAGGAGAGCATCAACGCCGAGCAGAAAAGCCGCGGCTTCCAGATGTTCAAGGAAAACCCCAATTTCCGCCGCTCCGTGATGCTGGGCGTCTGTCTGCAACTGGTACAGCAGTTCACCGGCATGAACGCAATCATGTATTTCGCGCCCCAGATCTTCCAGATGTCAGGGTTTGAAGGTACTGCCGCTCAGCTCTGGAGCACGGTGGCGACCGGTCTGGTCAACGTACTGGCGACCTTTATTGCCATCGGTTTTGTTGATCGTCTGGGCCGCAAGCCCATCCTGTATGCAGGCTTTGCCGTCATGGCCGCCAGCATGGCCGTTCTGGCCTCGATTCTGGTCATTGGCCCGACAACCACCTTCCTGCAGTACACCGGCATGGCGTCGCTTCTGATCTTTGTGGCCGGCTTTGCCATGTCGGCAGGCCCGCTGATCTGGACCCTGTGTGCCGAGATCCAACCGCTCAATGGCCGCGATTTCGGCCTGAGCTGCTCAACGGTCGCCAACTGGGTAGGCAACTTTGCCATCGGCCAGTTCTTCCCGGTCATGATTGCGGCCATCGGCGGCGCCATGACCTTCGGCATCCTGTCGGTTCTCAACGTGGTCTTTATCATCTTCACCCTGCTGTTGATCCCGGAAACCAAGGGCATCTCGCTTGAGAAGATCGAAAAGAACCTGATGAGCGGCAAACCGCTGAAGGACATCGGCAGCTGA
- a CDS encoding phosphopantetheine-binding protein, which produces MANTALTDLERDVANMIIEALELEDITADDIEPEAPLFGDGLGLDSIDALELGLALQKRYGIRLDSDAEENREHFASLRQLSALVAERRND; this is translated from the coding sequence ATGGCCAATACGGCATTGACCGATCTTGAACGCGATGTTGCCAACATGATCATCGAAGCGCTGGAGCTTGAAGACATTACAGCCGACGACATCGAGCCCGAAGCGCCCCTGTTTGGCGACGGGCTGGGGCTGGACTCGATCGATGCACTGGAGCTGGGTCTGGCGCTGCAAAAGCGTTACGGCATCCGACTGGACAGCGATGCCGAGGAAAACCGCGAGCACTTTGCCAGCCTCAGACAGCTCAGCGCGCTGGTCGCCGAGCGTCGCAACGACTGA
- a CDS encoding bifunctional 4-hydroxy-2-oxoglutarate aldolase/2-dehydro-3-deoxy-phosphogluconate aldolase has translation MASDKQLPSTRTTEIDSICQRTTVIPVLTIHRIEDAVPLCRALYEGGLTVLEVTLRTDCAMEALYRLRDELPEASIGAGTVLTPAQYRRAEDAGVDFVVTPGTTDRLYEYGIQSPVPLLPGISTATELLTGWQYGYRRFKFFPAEASGGVAALKALAGPLGDVQFCPTGGITPDNAANYLKLRNVMCVGGTWVTPKELIENEDWDGIRAIARETVSTITH, from the coding sequence ATGGCATCGGACAAGCAGCTACCGTCCACACGTACGACTGAAATTGACAGTATCTGTCAGCGGACCACGGTAATCCCGGTGTTGACCATTCATCGCATCGAAGATGCCGTGCCATTGTGTCGCGCGCTCTACGAAGGTGGTTTGACGGTGCTGGAAGTTACCCTGCGCACGGACTGTGCCATGGAAGCGCTTTATCGCCTGCGTGATGAGTTGCCCGAAGCCAGCATCGGCGCCGGAACGGTACTGACTCCCGCACAGTATCGCCGTGCCGAAGATGCCGGTGTTGATTTTGTGGTCACGCCCGGCACCACTGATCGACTCTATGAGTACGGCATCCAGAGCCCGGTGCCGCTGCTGCCAGGAATCTCGACGGCCACTGAACTTCTGACCGGCTGGCAGTACGGCTATCGCCGCTTCAAGTTCTTCCCGGCCGAGGCCAGCGGTGGTGTTGCCGCGCTCAAGGCGCTGGCTGGCCCGCTGGGGGACGTACAGTTCTGTCCTACCGGTGGTATTACCCCTGATAATGCGGCCAACTACCTGAAGCTTCGCAATGTCATGTGCGTGGGCGGCACTTGGGTCACGCCAAAGGAATTGATTGAAAATGAGGACTGGGACGGCATTCGCGCCATCGCTCGCGAAACCGTGTCTACCATCACGCACTAA
- the zwf gene encoding glucose-6-phosphate dehydrogenase, protein MSVNDDNSTAVDLALFGALGDLALRKLYVALYHLDREELMAPETRILGLARQEYDNDAFRARVRDALETRVRADERTEESMNRFLARLDYIEIDFASPESYNQIAQWHGSSARPLTIYLSVPARLYGDICANLSSAGCLDDESRVVVEKPIGYSLQTSEEINDAIGAVFDESRIYRIDHYLGKETVQNLLALRFANPLFGSQWNQSHISHVEITVAETVGIEGRWGYFDQAGQLRDMVQNHLMQLLCMIAMDPPSNLDADSIRDEKVKVLKALRPFEGARLDTDVVRGQYIAGTINGKSVPGYLEEEGANVDSRTETFVAFKTEIQNWRWAGVPFYLRTGKRMPEKLSQIVIHFRPQSHYIFDNDQRNMAANKLIIRLQPDEGIALQVLTKDSGLDKGMRLRTGPLHLDFHQAFPSARIPDAYERLLLEVMKGQQYLFVRRDEIEHSWRWIDRLIQGWEARDIVPKRYPAGSWGPVSSIGMITQDGRSWYEDY, encoded by the coding sequence ATGAGTGTGAACGACGACAACAGTACTGCTGTCGATCTGGCGCTTTTTGGTGCGCTGGGTGATCTGGCCCTGCGCAAGCTTTATGTCGCGCTTTACCATCTGGATCGTGAAGAATTGATGGCGCCGGAGACCCGCATTCTGGGGCTGGCTCGTCAGGAATACGATAATGATGCCTTCCGCGCACGCGTACGTGATGCGCTGGAAACCCGGGTTCGCGCCGATGAGCGCACCGAGGAGAGCATGAATCGGTTTCTGGCACGTCTTGATTATATTGAAATCGACTTTGCCTCCCCCGAGAGTTACAACCAGATCGCCCAGTGGCATGGTAGCAGCGCACGACCGCTGACCATCTACCTGTCGGTGCCGGCACGCCTGTATGGCGACATCTGCGCCAATCTGTCCAGCGCCGGTTGTCTTGATGATGAATCCCGCGTGGTGGTTGAAAAGCCGATCGGCTATTCGTTGCAGACCTCCGAAGAGATCAACGACGCCATCGGCGCTGTCTTCGATGAAAGCCGCATCTATCGCATCGACCATTATCTGGGCAAGGAAACGGTGCAGAACCTGCTGGCCCTGCGCTTTGCCAACCCGCTGTTTGGCAGTCAGTGGAATCAGAGCCACATCTCGCACGTTGAGATCACCGTGGCAGAAACGGTCGGGATCGAGGGGCGCTGGGGCTATTTTGACCAGGCAGGCCAGCTGCGCGACATGGTGCAAAACCATCTGATGCAGCTTCTTTGCATGATCGCCATGGACCCGCCCTCCAACCTGGATGCCGACAGCATTCGTGACGAGAAGGTCAAGGTGCTCAAGGCGCTTCGTCCCTTTGAGGGCGCACGTCTCGACACCGATGTGGTCAGGGGGCAATACATTGCCGGTACCATCAACGGCAAGTCAGTGCCGGGCTATCTCGAGGAAGAGGGCGCCAACGTCGATTCGCGTACCGAAACCTTCGTTGCCTTCAAGACCGAGATCCAGAACTGGCGCTGGGCGGGCGTTCCCTTTTATCTGCGGACCGGCAAGCGCATGCCGGAAAAACTCTCGCAGATCGTGATTCACTTCCGCCCGCAGTCGCACTACATCTTTGATAATGATCAGCGCAACATGGCGGCCAACAAGCTGATCATTCGGCTGCAGCCTGACGAGGGTATTGCCCTGCAGGTTCTGACCAAGGACAGCGGGCTGGACAAGGGCATGCGTTTGCGCACAGGGCCTCTTCATCTGGACTTTCACCAGGCCTTTCCCTCTGCACGCATTCCCGATGCCTATGAACGGTTGCTGCTTGAAGTCATGAAGGGTCAGCAGTACCTGTTTGTGCGTCGTGACGAGATCGAACACTCATGGCGCTGGATTGATCGTCTTATCCAGGGTTGGGAAGCGCGAGATATCGTACCCAAGCGCTATCCGGCAGGTTCGTGGGGGCCGGTCTCTTCCATCGGCATGATCACTCAGGACGGACGCAGCTGGTACGAAGACTATTGA
- a CDS encoding aldo/keto reductase, with protein sequence MSMTAAPFVIGLRQLPYYDSLQTPEALAGWFQQRLEEGLCEFGHSDLEKGHEGLLGQAIRQLPSDQARKLCFDMSAGVVPARQNDDRFGAKYYDTRPEYLDGIVNRTLKQLGIEQLNTFMLMRPDPLMDVEATGRALDAIVESGRARQIGVANFLPAQWRHLQAAMKTPLACQYMEMSIARSQMLFDGMWDSMRRDNMSGLAGSPLWGGRIFENQLGQMLKTMADTHRVSPAGIALAWLHTIPGQPRAVVGTLRSVRLQALAHDAGLTLSRPEWFALLEAVRAYRVP encoded by the coding sequence ATGAGCATGACAGCCGCGCCCTTTGTGATCGGCCTGCGCCAGCTTCCGTACTACGATAGCCTGCAAACGCCCGAAGCGTTGGCAGGCTGGTTCCAGCAACGCCTTGAAGAAGGGCTCTGCGAATTCGGCCACAGCGATCTCGAGAAAGGCCATGAAGGCCTGCTGGGGCAGGCCATCAGGCAGCTCCCGTCAGATCAGGCCCGAAAGCTCTGCTTCGACATGAGCGCCGGCGTAGTGCCGGCCCGCCAGAACGATGACCGCTTTGGTGCCAAATATTACGATACTCGGCCCGAGTATCTTGACGGGATCGTGAATCGCACGCTGAAGCAGCTGGGCATCGAGCAGCTCAATACCTTCATGCTCATGCGCCCCGACCCCTTGATGGATGTCGAGGCCACCGGACGTGCGCTGGATGCCATCGTTGAAAGCGGACGCGCTCGCCAGATTGGCGTGGCCAACTTTCTGCCCGCCCAGTGGCGACATCTTCAGGCCGCCATGAAGACGCCGCTGGCCTGTCAGTACATGGAGATGTCGATCGCCCGTAGCCAGATGCTCTTTGATGGCATGTGGGACAGCATGCGGCGCGACAACATGTCGGGTCTTGCCGGCTCTCCGCTATGGGGCGGTCGCATTTTTGAAAACCAGCTGGGACAGATGCTCAAGACCATGGCCGATACTCACCGGGTCAGCCCTGCCGGTATCGCCCTTGCCTGGCTTCATACCATCCCGGGACAGCCCAGAGCCGTAGTGGGGACGCTGCGCTCGGTTCGACTGCAGGCACTGGCGCACGATGCCGGCCTGACGCTGAGTCGACCGGAGTGGTTCGCTCTACTGGAAGCCGTACGCGCCTATCGCGTGCCCTGA
- a CDS encoding beta-ketoacyl synthase chain length factor, whose amino-acid sequence MACLSHADTAPPLLYLHRWRAWLPERDGQDMPACVITDEKPAAASVPALLRRRLTPLGRAVCTLLGDMGTHERTSMPVLHASRHGDGHRPLDMLDTLFEGEPLSPARFGLSVHNAVLGVYSIAFGNYASMAALAAAGEEFEALLSEARGYLAEGHDSVMLVLTDSPVPDRYRIQTQAPQSPSAMLMELSLSPAAGAIGLQATPVESSADLLPTVTPPLLVDWLMGRHELTTRAPRLGWQINA is encoded by the coding sequence ATGGCCTGCTTATCCCATGCTGATACAGCACCACCTTTACTCTATCTCCATCGCTGGCGCGCCTGGCTGCCCGAACGCGATGGTCAGGACATGCCAGCCTGTGTGATCACCGATGAAAAGCCTGCCGCGGCAAGCGTGCCGGCCCTGCTGCGACGACGGCTGACACCTCTGGGACGCGCCGTGTGCACGCTGCTCGGTGACATGGGCACCCATGAACGTACATCCATGCCGGTGCTGCATGCCTCACGCCACGGGGACGGCCATCGTCCACTGGACATGCTTGATACGCTTTTTGAAGGAGAGCCGCTGTCGCCTGCCCGTTTTGGCCTGTCGGTCCACAACGCCGTGCTTGGCGTCTACTCGATTGCCTTTGGCAATTACGCCTCGATGGCCGCACTGGCTGCTGCCGGTGAAGAATTCGAGGCGCTTTTAAGCGAAGCTCGAGGCTATCTGGCGGAGGGACATGACAGCGTCATGCTGGTGCTGACCGACTCACCGGTTCCCGATCGTTACCGTATTCAGACCCAGGCGCCGCAGTCGCCCTCCGCCATGCTGATGGAACTGTCGCTCTCGCCTGCTGCCGGTGCCATCGGCCTGCAGGCAACGCCTGTCGAATCCTCTGCCGACCTGCTTCCGACCGTGACACCGCCGCTGCTGGTTGACTGGCTGATGGGACGGCATGAGCTGACGACACGCGCCCCTCGGCTTGGCTGGCAGATCAACGCGTGA
- the pgl gene encoding 6-phosphogluconolactonase, which yields MQTIDADARTRVAHDLAISVAGALREDLAQQARVTLVLSGGSTPKPFMQALSRMELPWSRVDITLADERWVPTDHDDSNDRFVRAHMLINAAAEARFQPLVNDETTPEAGVEEVAQRLAALTWPASVVVLGMGGDGHTASLFPDSPELGKGLESDALVVAAHAPSVGQPRISLTRNRLMQSRRRYLHLNGADKKAVLASAMAGSDQHELPIRAFLDAPLALYWAP from the coding sequence ATGCAAACGATTGATGCAGATGCACGTACCCGGGTGGCCCATGATCTGGCGATCAGCGTGGCCGGTGCGCTCAGGGAAGATCTGGCGCAGCAGGCGCGGGTGACGCTGGTGCTTTCGGGTGGCAGCACCCCCAAACCTTTCATGCAGGCGCTGAGCCGGATGGAATTGCCATGGTCCCGGGTAGATATTACGCTGGCCGATGAGCGCTGGGTGCCGACCGATCACGACGACAGCAATGATCGCTTCGTTCGAGCTCATATGTTGATCAATGCAGCGGCCGAGGCCCGTTTTCAGCCGCTCGTCAATGATGAGACAACACCCGAAGCCGGTGTCGAGGAAGTTGCCCAACGCCTTGCTGCCCTGACCTGGCCTGCCAGCGTTGTGGTACTGGGGATGGGCGGTGACGGGCATACGGCGTCGCTTTTCCCGGATAGCCCCGAGCTTGGCAAGGGGCTCGAAAGCGATGCGCTGGTCGTTGCGGCACATGCCCCCAGTGTGGGTCAGCCCCGCATTTCCCTGACGCGCAATCGACTCATGCAGTCACGCCGTCGTTATCTGCATCTTAACGGTGCAGATAAAAAGGCAGTGCTTGCCAGTGCCATGGCAGGTAGTGATCAGCATGAATTGCCGATCCGGGCTTTTCTTGATGCGCCGCTGGCACTTTACTGGGCACCATGA
- a CDS encoding putative selenate ABC transporter substrate-binding protein, translating into MRRLVALSLIMLSTSALADTFRFTAIPDEDEARLVERFDKVADYLSEKTGLDVEYVPVKSYAAAVSAFRNDQVQLAWFGGLTGVQARQIVPGSKAIAQGKEDAEFKTYFIANADTGLKADQSELPDDIRGKTFTFGAKTSTSGRLMPDYYLRERFDEAPDKVFSHVGYSGDHTRTMALVESGAFDIGALNYTVWDAAVADGRVDTDKVHVIWSTPTYPDYQWTIRGDVDDHYGADTTQHVQKALLDMTDPDLLSSFPREGFIPASNEDYAPIEKVGKELGLLR; encoded by the coding sequence ATGCGCAGGCTCGTTGCCCTTTCTCTTATCATGCTGAGCACTTCAGCACTCGCCGACACCTTCCGTTTTACGGCCATTCCCGATGAGGATGAAGCAAGGCTGGTGGAGCGCTTTGACAAGGTGGCCGACTATCTGTCCGAGAAAACGGGGCTGGATGTCGAGTATGTTCCGGTCAAATCCTACGCCGCGGCGGTCAGCGCCTTTCGAAACGACCAGGTTCAGCTGGCCTGGTTTGGTGGGCTGACCGGCGTTCAGGCACGCCAGATCGTGCCCGGCTCAAAAGCCATTGCGCAGGGCAAGGAAGACGCCGAATTCAAGACCTATTTCATTGCCAACGCCGATACGGGGCTGAAGGCCGATCAATCCGAACTGCCGGATGATATTCGCGGCAAGACCTTTACCTTCGGTGCCAAGACTTCAACATCCGGCCGTCTGATGCCTGACTACTATCTGCGTGAGCGCTTTGATGAAGCCCCTGACAAGGTCTTTTCCCACGTGGGGTACTCGGGCGATCACACCCGGACCATGGCACTGGTCGAGTCGGGCGCCTTTGATATTGGTGCGCTCAACTACACGGTGTGGGACGCCGCCGTGGCCGATGGCCGCGTCGATACCGACAAGGTACACGTGATCTGGTCCACGCCAACCTATCCGGATTACCAGTGGACCATTCGTGGCGATGTCGATGACCACTACGGCGCCGATACGACGCAGCATGTTCAAAAGGCACTGCTGGACATGACCGACCCCGACCTGTTGTCGAGCTTCCCCCGTGAAGGCTTTATCCCCGCTTCCAACGAGGATTACGCCCCCATCGAAAAGGTCGGCAAGGAGCTGGGGCTGCTGCGATAA
- a CDS encoding PhnE/PtxC family ABC transporter permease, translating into MPRTERPPGGFSWLRGDNMGARLLRLTLIMLAITLTLLPLADLSITTSDPWKELGRMLQGMILPDITATESPLHALILTIAFALWGVVLGMVLGFPLALIFMRSRLVRSLCAFVRAIHEIFWALLFLQVFGLSAITALTAIALPYAATFAKVYAEILAQIDRSASRTLSPRTDRLSRFVYTELPLAWQRLSGYTRYRFECALRASVLLGFVGLPTLGYYMESAFRQGRYHEGGALLWAFYLLIALLPWWAHRRLLLPWLLGTAFLLGPWPSVNPTLLWQFLSHDIWPQPLLEGDLAAMPQWLARLPDILPAVGNTLLLGLMSTVGSLMVCLLAWPLVSRHFGNQTTRTVGRGALIIMRSTPELLLAFILLLLTGPSLLPAWIALSLHNGALIAFLAARHADEITPGLPGIRGINLYSHELLPRIYPGILALLFYRAEVIMRETALLGMLGVVTLGFHIDSSFEYLMFDQAVALLMVTAVINMAVDVLSRRLRPDALPERRDEPRPTPVGESV; encoded by the coding sequence ATGCCACGAACTGAGAGGCCTCCCGGCGGATTCAGCTGGCTGCGCGGCGACAATATGGGCGCCAGACTCTTGCGTCTGACCCTGATCATGCTGGCCATCACTCTGACACTGCTGCCGCTGGCAGATCTGTCGATCACCACCAGTGATCCGTGGAAGGAACTGGGGCGCATGCTTCAGGGAATGATCCTGCCGGACATCACTGCGACCGAATCCCCCCTGCACGCCCTGATTCTGACCATTGCCTTTGCGCTGTGGGGCGTAGTGCTGGGCATGGTACTCGGATTTCCACTGGCACTGATTTTCATGCGTTCTCGCCTGGTGAGAAGCCTGTGCGCCTTTGTGCGAGCCATCCACGAGATTTTCTGGGCCCTGCTGTTTCTTCAGGTTTTCGGGCTGTCTGCCATTACGGCGTTGACCGCCATTGCCTTGCCCTATGCCGCAACGTTTGCCAAGGTCTATGCCGAAATTCTGGCCCAGATCGATCGAAGCGCCTCGCGGACGCTATCGCCTCGCACCGACAGGCTATCGCGCTTTGTGTATACCGAACTCCCGCTGGCCTGGCAGCGGCTGTCCGGATATACCCGCTACCGTTTTGAATGCGCCTTGCGCGCCAGCGTCCTGCTGGGGTTTGTGGGGCTGCCAACGCTGGGCTATTACATGGAAAGCGCCTTTCGCCAGGGGCGATATCACGAAGGAGGCGCCTTGCTGTGGGCCTTTTACCTCTTGATTGCCCTGCTGCCGTGGTGGGCACACCGCCGCCTGTTGCTGCCCTGGCTGCTGGGCACGGCGTTCTTGCTGGGGCCCTGGCCCAGCGTCAATCCGACGCTTTTGTGGCAGTTTTTAAGCCATGACATCTGGCCGCAGCCGCTACTGGAAGGCGATCTCGCCGCCATGCCGCAGTGGCTTGCCCGGCTGCCGGATATTTTACCCGCCGTTGGCAATACGCTGCTGCTGGGGCTGATGAGCACCGTGGGGTCCCTGATGGTCTGCCTGCTGGCCTGGCCACTGGTCAGCCGTCATTTTGGCAACCAGACCACGCGCACCGTGGGACGCGGCGCGCTGATCATCATGCGCTCGACCCCGGAGCTGCTGCTGGCCTTTATTCTGCTACTGCTGACCGGCCCGTCCCTGCTGCCGGCGTGGATAGCGCTGTCGCTGCATAACGGCGCTCTGATCGCCTTTCTGGCGGCGCGACATGCCGATGAGATCACCCCCGGTCTGCCCGGCATTCGCGGAATCAATCTATACAGCCATGAGCTTCTGCCGCGCATCTATCCCGGCATTCTGGCGCTTTTGTTTTACCGCGCCGAGGTCATCATGCGCGAGACGGCGCTACTGGGGATGCTGGGTGTGGTAACGCTGGGCTTTCATATCGACTCAAGCTTTGAGTATCTGATGTTCGATCAGGCCGTCGCCCTTTTGATGGTGACGGCCGTCATCAATATGGCCGTGGACGTACTGTCGCGGCGACTGCGTCCGGACGCCCTGCCAGAGCGCCGCGACGAACCCCGACCGACCCCGGTCGGCGAAAGCGTTTAG